ATTTCCCATTATTAGTGCCCCACAAGCCACCAAGCTTCTTTCTTGTGGTATACTGAATAAAATGAATGGGtgaaagtctttttctttttttccccaccataTGTTGCTCCAATCACAGCtcggtgagtgtgtgtgtgtgaatgtgtgtggacaatctaaataacttaaaatatattgtagtagttaattttatgtgtcaactcaGCTGGGCCGCTCTGCCCAGATATGTGGTCAAACATAATTCTGGGTGTTTCAGcaagggtgtttttggatgagattaacacttaaattggtggactttgaGTAGAGCAGATTGCCCTCTGTAATGTGggtaggcctcatccaatcagttgaaggcctgaatagaacaacaGCCCAACCTCTTctgagcaagagggaattctaCCAGCACATGGCCTGAGGACTTAGACTGCAAGATTGGCTCTTCTGTGATTTTCTAGCCCAATGGCCTTTAGACCTGAATTGCAACGTTGGTTCTTCTCTCGTCTCCAGTCTGCTAACCTACCCTGTAGTTTAGACTTGCCAGTATCTGTAAACATGagtcaattctttaaaataattctgtttatatttatatacacattctATTGATTCCAACTCTTGGGGAAACCCTGACCAATACATAGGcattctctaattttttattaaacaatCAAAGAGTGGGACTTTGTGGTAGCAAAATGTATATTATTGTTGTCAAATTTGTCTCTTAGTGCAAAACCAAATgattcgttttctttcttttgtccattCAGTtgtgttttgatttaaaaatctaCGTTTATATGTATTAGAGATGAATAACAGTTAACACAATAGATTATATATTAGCCTCAAATTTCTCACTGAGAATACCTCTAAGGGATGGGATAAGAAATGCAGACTATTGAGTAGCTGCTGGTGTCCTTTTGGAGAAGAAAGTGCTGGGCCAAAGTCTACAGTGCAGCTTCTTGGCATCTGATTTTTGTTGCTGAAAAATTGCTTAAGACTGTTTTAAGACCACATAAGACCAGCTATGGGGGATGCTTCTATTTACCAAAAGAAATCCCTGCAGAGACCAATCGACCTAGATATACAGAGAAATAGACTTCTGAAGGCAAAAAGTCCACTTATCTGTGATTACGGGGGGCAGTCTTGGTGATTGGGTATATCATCTCTCAGTACTTCTCAAGCTAGAGTACTGAAGTATTCCATGGATATATGGGAAACTATAGGATAAATGTAGTCCAGTTTTCCGTAGAGTcaatttttcagctttattggaAAGATTAATAAAAGTACATGGCCAGtaagtttaaaatgttatttctttcagttttttatagCTACAGAAAGTTTATTAGTGGTTACTAGGGGCTGGGGCATGGGGGGGTTGGGGAGTGACTGATAACGGGTgtgagatttctttaaaatgatttcatagtgaaacaaacataaatatattacgGACCAGAATGCAAAACTTGcacaaattttacaaaattgcTAAGGAAGTCTTTACAGATACGTGGCTTCCAGTGGATTCCTAATCATCATCTGTTTCCCAGCATGAGTTAAGATTTGATTATTGCCCACAGcaatacagctttttttttttaaacttatttattttacttatttacttttggctgcattgggtcttcattgctgcatgtaggctttctctagttgtggtgagcgggggctgctcttggttgcggtgcgcgggcttctcgttgcggtggcttcttttgttgcggagcatgggatctaggcgcgcaggtttcagtagttgtggcgcaccggcttagccgctccgcggcatgtgggatcttcccggaccagggctcgaacccgtgtctcctgcattggcaggtggattcttaacaactgtgccaccagggaagtccagcagtACAGCGTTGATTAAAAACAGTTTCAAAAATATGGTCTTGGAATAGACTGGCTTTAGGAAATGACAAGTAttgaagaaaagaggagaggatgAGCTCCACTTGAGAGATCCCATTTCCTTCCTTGAATTAAAAGTGAACTAACTCTCCCAAAGAAGAGGCAATAGAAAGCAGGAGCTACAAAcagagaggttttttttctttttggacagTTTTAATGACAcaactgttttgttttatagttccTTTTCCCACAAAAGCCCCTTTTTGGTAAATGTTATTACTACAGTCTCTATTTTAGTTCTCATTTTAAGacctaccatttattgagaacttctAATTCTAGGTCTATATGTGGATTTTCGTATTTACTCCTTTCAACAGCTCCATGAGGCAGACATAATAAATAACCTAGTAGACGGTATGGATTTGCCCTCAGGTCTCCAAAGCTGGTTGTTTGGGTACATCGCCACTTTTTGGCTCCCTCTATTCTTGCTATCCTGGTTTAACCAGCAAAGCACATTTACTGGGCAGTAGACATGTCAAGGGTGAAAGTATTCACATTCAGATAATACTGTGCTGTTGTTTTCAAAGCAGTCCATGTTTCATGAGCCTGCAACAAAACGAAACTCAAGTCACTATCTCTGATTATTTGGAACACACGTTGCATCATTTATTCGATTATCATGCAGGTATTCTCAAAAGACTGAGAGAAATAGAGTGGAAGAATAATACCGAGTAAGGTTTGGTTTTCACACTTTTAGTGACCTGTTTACTTCAGTGCTCAAATGTTTGCAGTATGTGAGGGGCCACAGTATGAACAAATGTAGTAGGGTCTTGTTACATTATGGTATCTGTCAGTTGATTACAGCAATGGTCTACAATTATAGGCAGGAGTGTACTTGAAAATTTCAATATTCCATAAAGAAGACACAGTCTACCAGcttatgtaattatttaatttgCCGAATAAACAAATATCTTGTTTTAATACTTCTACATGATGCCTGTTGGAGAAAAACAGGTATAAAGCTAAATGCATTATTCAAGCTGGTGTTTTTCATCAACAAATGCTAAGCAGAAACTGATCCTAGTGGATGAGCTAAAACCCAGCCAAGCAGAATAAGGATAGGACCCAGGTCCCAGAAGAACAAGGACTTCAATTTCTTTATGACATTATACAACCCTCATGCCTGGTGATAGTGAGAGCCTGATacatgttaaaagaaagaaaaataagtgaaggaattaattaatttattaattatacatttttgttttctaatttgctAAATTGTAGAGGGAAATCATGAATAATTGAAATTCTCAGATAATTCAGCAGTTTCATTTGACCCAGAGTTTCAATGTCATCTTCCATCAAAAAGGTAAGCATGAAATAAAACTGGCTAATGaaagtttcttctttatttctcttggggTGAGAATATAAGTACATATGAAAATGTACAAGAAGCAAGCAAATGAAGGAATGACATTAAAGGCTTAGATAATTATCATGGAGGAAAATTAGTTACTGAACAGCTAAGGGGGAACTGAAATGTGATCATgatccatccatctacctaccCAAACATGTAATAATTAATTCACTGAAACTTGAGAATAATGACCTTGATGGATAAGACAAGCACCTTACCTTTGTAGTCTAGCTAGGGAGATTGGGTACACAAGACAAATAATTCCAGGGTGACATTTGAGAACTATTCACATGTGAACAGCCtgcaaaggggagagaaaaaggaaggacaaATGCCTtcctgggaagaaggaaaaagcttCAGAAAGGAGGGACATTTGATCTTAATCTTGATAGAGGAGGTGGAATTTACCAGACGAAAGCCACTTCATGGGGAGGGAAGAGCAGATATAGCTCAGGGCAGCtagagagaaaaaataggaatTGGGCTGGTGGGATGTTAATGCCAGCTGAAGCCATGcctatttaaaaagagagatggtgtgtatgtataactgaatcactctgttgtacacctgaaactaacaacattgttaatcaactgtactccaatataaaataaaaagtttaaaaaataaaaaaattaaataaaaaaaaataaaataaaagaagagatggTGAAAGGCCATTTATTTCTAATGCAAATACCTGATCAGCCAGCGTGTTTCCCCATGTATTTGGACTGTGATCTGGGTTCCAGTAATCCTGAAAATATATGTGTCTTTTGAGATGTAGGAACTGGTTTGATGGGTCCTCCAATAAAAATGGTGCTCCCAACGCTCCTGTAATTGAGTCCAAAAGCACAGCATCTCTTAAGGCAATGTTTTACATTTCAGTGTTTCCTCTTAAAGAAACTGTGTCCTTTTAAAGCAGCTGTGGTCTTTGGGAGGATGGACAACTGAGAAGGAAACTCTGGAAAAGCTATGCCCTGGGGGAGAAGGCTGCTCCTCAGTCCTTTGGCATCATCGTACTGTCACAACCCTATGTGACCTGCATATCGTACAGCATGAAAAACAGTGCTTTGTGGTGGTGGAGAAGATTTTCAGAGTTTCTGTTCACGCATGGGAGCCTGCAGacttaaattcaaatttcagctctgTCACTTTTTTAGGCAAGTTGCTTAGTTTCTCTGAGCTCTAgatttcttgtctgtaaagggtacaataataataaaaacaataataacacaGTAAGACAATAACAGCCTTACTATAAGGATTGGATACATTAATAGATATAAACCACTTGGTTCAAACCTGGAAGTCTACAATCTTATTCTTGCTTTCCTAGCCTTCCAAATTAGAACATATCTTTCATTTTGAAGTAGACTGACCCAAATCTGACACTGTAGTTAAAATTGTTAACACTGATAGAGCCTTCTTTAAATCAAACAGGCTTGCATTTTCTATCTTCTTCCCACtctagaattaagaaaaaaaataatttttaaaacccataCATCTTTAGGATCTTGAAATTTTAACAGTCTATATTGtgctttcattcttaaaaaaactGCAATCATGTTCAGAGTTGTAACTTGAATCAATATAAAGGAAGAACATACTCCTGACTTATTCATGATAACAATATAATCTGTTCATTGCTTGTGATAAAGAAGCATTTATTAAGAATCTAATTGTAAGTAATGTTACATTAGACACTCTACATCTTCATCATTAATAAGCCTTCATTGACCAATAATCTTTATAGATCAGGGTTACAGTGAGTTTGCTCTAAGATATGAAACCTCCCTTCTATAGCAGAGGGGATGAAGGGtccaagatacaaaataaaacaaggcaaCATAGGATTTGATTGTGCTAAGGGAGATTAGGAGAAGGTGTTGATATGAAGCATTGGAGCACTGGAGCACAAGCAGACATTTTCATGGTCAGGGAAATTGCTTAGCCTATTCcttggagaaaataatatatttagcaTAATGGGAGAAGGGGCAAGTCTTTTAATTTGAAGCTGAAAGAATGATGTGAGCAAAGGTATGACATTAGGAATCTAAAGACCAATGTCTGAAAACAATGGTTAGAGGTAGCTggattagaattttaaataaataaataaataagttaacatttattgagcattatgCTGAATGTTTTACCTGAATTACcttatttaatactcacaacaaaCCTAAGAAGTGGTACTGTCTACTTTATTATGTagacaaggaaactaaggcacagaaaagttaCATAATATGTTCAAGGCTACAGAGCTAGTGGGAAGGGAGGTGGAATTCTCTCTTCAGAGCCACTGCACTATATTATTACTAAGAGAGAGGAGTGCTTGCGGCCAGATAACagtaacaataattataaaaatattttgtatttacagaaaaaaggaaatcattctTTACACATTCCTTATGATCTCATGCTTTCCCAAGCTTGGCCTTGAGCTCTAAGCAGCATTCTAGTTATCAGCTCtattatttctagtttaatttgtCAATCTAGTCAGCTCTAGTTCTAAACAGATATTGAAAATGACAGCCTCTCTGGATATTATACATCAATCAAGCTGCCTCTGGGTGAAAAACACTGTACTACTAATGGAGGATTGAAAAAtgactcaggggacttccctggtggtgcagtggttaagaatccgcctgccaatgcagaggacatgggttcaagctgtggttcgggaagatcccacaagctgcgaagcagctaagcctgtgcaccacaactactgagcctgcgtgccacaactactgaagcccgcggacCTAGAGTccatggtccgcaacaagagaagccactgtaatgagaagcccatgcaccgcaatgaagagtagcccccgctcgctgcaactagagaaagcctgcatgcagcaacaaagacccaatgcagccaaaaataaataagaaaataaataaattttaaaaaaaaaagaaaaaaggagaatgaCTCAGATGTATTGTCTATTTATAAAAAgttagcaattttatttattcaatgatttaaaaataaaaagcaaacgtCAACTTCAGAAGATAATAGTAACAGATGCCAGAAGTAATACTGACCCGCTGCTAGGTAATCTAATCAATATAATCAAACTAGCATGTCTGTGGAAGCTATCCTCTAAGATGATCCCCAAAGATCGCTGCCTCCTAGTATTCCTATCCTGTGTTGTCCCCTCTTTCACTTAGTAGGGTTGACATGTATAACCACAGGATACTGAGGCAATGACAGTGtgtgatttctgtggctaaaacatAAAAGACATTACAGCTCCTGCCATGCCCCGctcttggatcacttgctctAAAGGCAGTCAGCTGCCATGTGTGAGGGCACTCAAGCAGCCCTGAGGGAGAGGCCCCCATGTCAAAGAACTGAAGTGTCCCACCAACAGTCATGTAAGTGAACCACCTGGGAATCTGATGCTTTTGCTCCAGTCAAACCTAAAGAAGACTACAGCCCCCATTAATGTCTttactgcaacctcatgagagatccTAAGTCAGAACCTAAGACACTTCCAAATTGCTGACCCTTAGAGACTGTGAAATAATaagtgtttattgttttaagctgctaaggtATGGGGAAATTAGTTATGCTgtagtagataactaatacaaatgCATTATAAGCACTAACAAATGTCAAGGTAAACTGTTAATCACCAGAGTTGAAACTAGGATGAAGTAAGTGAGGTCAGTAGGGCATAAAATATAAGAAGGAATTCTCAcgtagaaaatgaacttatggttaccaaaggagatagcaggggggatggaggggcagagagataaaacaacaaggacctactgtttagcacagggaactctactcagtagcttgtaataagctataatggaaaagaatttgaaaaagaatatatatatgtataactgaatcactttgctgtacacttgaaactaatgcaGCATTGTAAATGAAtcatacctcaattaaaaaaatacaaaaaagaaggaattaactCTTAAGGTTATACAAATTTTGTGCCATAAGACcttcacttgcctcaccctagttcCTACTCTGATAATCATCATTGCATggaaagacaaacaataaataatcCTTGCCACTAAGGAACTCACATTAtattcagagttttaaaataattataaaaagatatattgtGACTAGATATCTGAAGGGGGAGTGATTAATTCCAATATTGGCAGGAAGGCCTCACAGAGAAGTTGGTTTTGAGTTCACCTTCAGAGGATGTAAAGTTTCCACAACCAGGAGGAAGGGAGTGGAAGCAAAGAGCATACATGTCAGGCTGAAGAAGCTTGGAGGGCCGAGGAACAGAGGGGCAGAGTAAGGCACATGTTCAATGACCCTCGCTTTGCCAATGTGATTGAAAGATAGGGTTGTTTGTGGTGTAGATGTGTCAGAGATAATGTTGGAAAGATAAGCTGGAGCTCCATTCGGAATGATTATTGCCATCATAccaaggagtttggactttataaataattatcatttctgaacaagaaaaatgataggatagatatacttttaaaattgttgttttattgtgataaaatatacataacataaaacttaccatttgaactatttttctggggttttatcttgttccttcatctggtacatagccctctgccttttcatcttgtctatctttctatgaatgtggtttttgttccacagtctgcaggattgtagttcttcttgcttctctgaaccattttttattgtacaattcagtgacatcaAATATATTCAcagtgctgtgcaaccatcaccactatctctAGACTTCATCATCCCCAGtagaaactctgtaccctttaaacaataactcccattACCCTCTTCCCCAGGCCCTTGTAACCAccatttactttctgtctctatgaatttgcttattctagGTACCACAAGTAAGAGGAGCCATGCAacctttgtccttttgtgtctgacttacttcacttagcataacatctaCAAGGtttacccatgttgtagcataggccagcatttcattcctttctaaggctgaataatattgtgtatgtatatgccaacattttgtttatctattcacagATTAACCTTTGCAAAGTCCTTTGTCCGTGTTGTGGAGGACAGGtggtaaaaggaagagagcagagtgAGAGATACAAAGTTGGATGCTCTTCGAATAGTCCAGATGAGAGATTAGTAGGACCAGAATCAGGTAAGTGACAGCAGCAATGGGAAGACAGGATTGATTTGGAGAGAACaggaaactctcattcatttgGGCTGATTTCTGTGGATGAACCAGCATCAAAATTTTGGTTTTACCTGGGATTTGTTAATAGGTGacttttcaaatttctcttcattctttttgaagaaaatgtgTCAGTTACAGTGTTACATGTTTAATGTagattttttctgttaaaaaaagggaaacaaaggtAGTGGCTAGGCAAGTAGACCCAATACCATCAAtatctaataaatatttctaaaaaaactATGTTTAGAATATAATCTACAACCACATAAGAAATTACAGTAATTGCTTAAAATAGTGTTACTTGGAATCATCCAAAAGTAAAACCAATATTCTGTACCATAATTATCCTGGTGCATTGTacaataactaagaaaaaaatgctattcaTAAATCTTAGCAGAGAGgcatgctttaaaatataatccATAGCTATTTTAAGCTCTAATAATTCTGTCTTTTGTAAATCTTCCATCTCTTTGCTCATGGAAAATGTTCCATCtcttcttccccccacctcccagaaCAAAGTTCCTACCTCAGCATTATGCGCCCAacaggcacccaataaatattaattggtgGTGATAATAACATCACccatgagagagacagaaagcagtaTTTATTATCCTACTTCACAAATGAGAAGATTGATACATGGAGATGAAATGActcactcaaggtcacatagtaagtcagtggcagggctggaaataaaatgaaagta
This DNA window, taken from Physeter macrocephalus isolate SW-GA chromosome 1, ASM283717v5, whole genome shotgun sequence, encodes the following:
- the C1H3orf85 gene encoding uncharacterized protein C3orf85 homolog, which translates into the protein MQLTLEWVIVDDRKGKSTTVGPHSPVNTAESKIPAKRKMVLDAVLLDSITGALGAPFLLEDPSNQFLHLKRHIYFQDYWNPDHSPNTWGNTLADQAHETWTALKTTAQYYLNVNTFTLDMSTAQ